In Caldisphaera lagunensis DSM 15908, a single genomic region encodes these proteins:
- the nuoN gene encoding NADH-quinone oxidoreductase subunit NuoN: MWEIGIIEFFLYVTLAASLLAPIFGIKNDKSVWPASIGAIGIGTFFVVSILTFYASLTNYLTFYNGLVIQDSFTALILLGASIASIIYIIAIGNDGLKWSSRPALYSLIPLVLFGLFFLSGATDALMIIASWLLVSVASYVFVSLPDGKESKEASIRYIMVGMIGTLILVFWAAVFAISPRADTNVFLLTSLAPTTKVGLSLAGLSILLIIAALGFKVGLFPFHWWLPSVYGRGDGRGISFVAGVIKLGFIAIITRAIVLMASSINGSSSIASYAALLIAFLAVASMIYGNIAALTSRNFQVILAYSSMAQVGYIFAAIAAAAYFAGNSDMNLLKLALFAVALQSIAYGIAKTPLFAFVGKTKRELSDLHGLLSANPAAAISASILLFSLLGIPPLLGFWGKLYLFLSASGYSVWLVLIALINSGISAVYYIIASRELLSKGENHITVGKGYTAALIISALALLIIGLYAPFLLKSIINIYY; encoded by the coding sequence ATGTGGGAAATAGGGATTATTGAATTTTTCTTATATGTAACATTAGCAGCTAGTTTACTCGCACCCATATTTGGGATAAAGAATGATAAAAGTGTCTGGCCAGCATCTATAGGAGCTATTGGGATAGGTACCTTTTTCGTTGTATCTATATTAACTTTTTATGCATCATTAACTAACTATTTAACATTTTATAATGGTTTAGTTATTCAAGATTCATTTACAGCATTAATATTATTGGGTGCGTCTATTGCATCTATAATATACATTATCGCTATAGGAAATGATGGACTAAAGTGGTCAAGCAGACCTGCTTTATATAGCTTGATACCTCTAGTATTGTTTGGTTTATTCTTTTTATCGGGAGCAACGGATGCATTAATGATAATAGCATCATGGCTCTTAGTATCTGTTGCTAGTTACGTTTTTGTTTCATTGCCTGATGGAAAAGAAAGTAAGGAAGCTTCAATAAGATATATCATGGTTGGAATGATCGGGACATTAATATTAGTATTTTGGGCAGCAGTTTTTGCAATTTCACCAAGGGCAGACACAAACGTTTTTTTGTTAACCTCATTAGCACCAACAACTAAAGTAGGCTTAAGTTTAGCTGGGTTATCAATTCTTCTAATAATAGCCGCTTTAGGCTTTAAGGTAGGTTTGTTCCCATTCCATTGGTGGCTACCAAGTGTATATGGAAGAGGAGATGGAAGAGGTATATCATTTGTTGCTGGTGTAATAAAATTAGGTTTTATTGCTATTATAACAAGAGCAATAGTACTTATGGCTTCATCTATTAATGGAAGTTCCAGTATAGCAAGTTATGCTGCATTATTGATTGCATTCTTAGCAGTTGCCAGTATGATATATGGCAATATTGCAGCATTAACATCAAGAAACTTCCAGGTAATATTAGCCTATAGTAGTATGGCACAAGTAGGATATATTTTTGCAGCAATAGCAGCTGCCGCATATTTTGCTGGAAATTCAGATATGAATTTATTAAAGCTTGCCTTATTTGCTGTTGCATTACAATCAATTGCTTATGGAATTGCTAAAACCCCGTTATTCGCATTTGTTGGAAAAACAAAAAGAGAACTAAGTGATCTCCATGGATTGCTTTCAGCAAATCCAGCTGCAGCAATTTCTGCTTCAATCCTATTATTTAGTTTATTAGGTATACCTCCATTGTTAGGTTTTTGGGGAAAACTCTATCTATTTTTATCAGCATCAGGATATAGCGTATGGCTTGTATTAATTGCATTAATTAATAGTGGAATAAGCGCAGTATATTATATTATAGCATCAAGAGAATTATTATCTAAAGGAGAAAACCATATAACTGTAGGAAAGGGTTATACAGCTGCATTAATAATATCGGCATTAGCATTGCTTATAATAGGTCTATATGCTCCATTCTTACTTAAATCTATTATTAATATCTATTATTAA
- a CDS encoding ribbon-helix-helix protein, CopG family: MYEQNKRYDELRIISFRIDTETLYELDKITLKTKSNRSEIIRKAIEEYLKNEIVKR, encoded by the coding sequence ATGTATGAGCAGAATAAAAGATACGATGAATTAAGAATAATTAGTTTTAGAATAGATACTGAAACACTTTACGAGTTAGATAAAATAACATTGAAAACAAAGAGTAATAGAAGTGAAATAATAAGAAAGGCAATCGAAGAGTATTTAAAGAATGAAATAGTTAAAAGATAA
- a CDS encoding substrate-binding domain-containing protein, whose amino-acid sequence MKNIWIYLIIGLIIGLVIGISVGYASFPRKVVQYITTTTTTTKTTTSTSVFAVGAAGTLKFAFGSLLNLTSKYYPQLSVGTPMFKGSGEVASTENTTKEFSIVASADTTTIPKDLFPNVADYEIAFGVTQMVIIVDLQTSAGKQVYQLWQQAQTLPPNSSQYNQTWKEIFSIIAENPSTVVGVSNPFTDPSGYQAQCVLKLAGLTYFGNSSYLYDSVYNNVNKYQMRNTEIDLLTLMTTNNSVQFILSGYLSNALPQTQAYQKEGYNITYITLPPMINLGNLSYVNYYHQVNVTWSELGKTETFTCNPVVYTITIPKYAPNPQAAVNFILLIYSPLGQQILKSYGINPIYPGVVYGNYSDIPAVIKPYVVPVNQTNLETIFP is encoded by the coding sequence ATGAAAAATATATGGATTTATCTAATAATAGGTTTAATTATAGGTCTAGTAATAGGTATATCAGTAGGTTATGCATCATTTCCAAGAAAAGTTGTACAATATATTACAACTACAACAACTACAACAAAGACTACAACTTCTACATCGGTATTTGCAGTTGGTGCAGCAGGTACATTAAAATTTGCATTCGGTAGCTTGTTAAATTTGACAAGTAAGTATTATCCTCAGTTAAGTGTTGGTACGCCTATGTTTAAAGGTAGTGGAGAAGTTGCTTCTACAGAGAACACAACGAAGGAATTTAGTATAGTCGCATCAGCTGATACAACAACAATACCTAAAGATCTGTTTCCAAATGTAGCAGATTATGAAATTGCTTTTGGCGTTACGCAGATGGTTATTATAGTAGATTTGCAAACTAGTGCTGGAAAACAAGTCTATCAATTATGGCAACAAGCCCAAACTTTGCCGCCAAATTCTAGTCAATATAACCAAACATGGAAAGAAATATTTTCAATAATTGCTGAAAATCCATCAACTGTAGTCGGAGTATCAAATCCATTTACAGATCCTAGCGGATATCAAGCTCAATGTGTTTTAAAGCTAGCAGGTTTAACGTATTTTGGAAATTCATCTTATTTGTATGATTCAGTATATAATAATGTAAACAAATATCAAATGAGAAATACTGAAATAGACTTACTTACTTTGATGACAACAAACAATTCAGTACAATTTATATTATCAGGATATTTATCAAACGCGCTTCCTCAAACTCAAGCATATCAAAAAGAAGGTTATAATATAACTTACATAACATTACCGCCCATGATTAATTTAGGTAATTTATCGTATGTAAATTATTATCACCAAGTAAATGTTACATGGAGTGAATTAGGAAAAACTGAAACATTTACTTGTAATCCAGTTGTTTATACAATAACGATACCTAAATATGCGCCGAACCCACAGGCTGCAGTTAACTTTATATTACTTATATATAGTCCATTAGGCCAACAAATTCTAAAGAGCTATGGCATTAATCCAATTTATCCTGGAGTAGTTTATGGAAATTATAGCGATATTCCTGCTGTAATTAAGCCTTATGTAGTCCCAGTAAATCAAACAAACTTAGAAACTATATTTCCATAG
- a CDS encoding ABC transporter permease, with translation MIYLKKEINFFIILTIIFSLFFLLFFAYPLVVLIIVGSKGIISSLENESFLTAIYITFIISTSAAISAVIFGLPLGYIIARYNFRFKEVIETLIDIPIVIPHIIVGVMIVLAFSSQYGLGPIFHKYGINVIDTILGAALAVSYLSSTYTIRVVESSIKAIDPELELISRSLGASQMRTFFSVILPNIWRSVINGALLTWARATSEAGALFIVAYYVIFGKTTVYPSPVFIYESYVGLGLIEAVKFSAALVVIIVSAFILFRVIINLRRH, from the coding sequence GTGATATATTTGAAAAAAGAAATAAATTTTTTTATAATTTTAACAATAATTTTTTCTTTGTTTTTCTTATTGTTTTTTGCATATCCATTAGTGGTATTAATAATTGTAGGTAGCAAAGGTATAATTTCTTCTCTTGAAAACGAATCATTCCTAACAGCAATTTATATAACATTTATAATATCTACAAGTGCAGCTATATCAGCTGTAATATTTGGTCTTCCATTAGGTTATATAATAGCGAGATATAATTTTAGGTTTAAAGAAGTAATAGAGACATTAATTGATATTCCAATAGTTATACCGCACATAATTGTTGGAGTTATGATAGTATTAGCATTTTCATCTCAATACGGTTTAGGCCCAATTTTTCATAAGTATGGCATAAATGTTATTGATACAATATTGGGAGCAGCATTGGCTGTTTCCTATTTATCTTCAACGTATACAATTAGAGTTGTTGAATCATCTATAAAAGCAATAGATCCTGAATTAGAATTAATATCAAGGAGTTTAGGGGCATCTCAAATGAGAACCTTCTTTTCAGTTATATTACCTAATATTTGGAGATCTGTAATTAATGGTGCACTTTTAACGTGGGCTAGGGCAACGTCTGAAGCTGGAGCATTGTTTATTGTTGCTTATTATGTAATCTTTGGAAAAACAACAGTCTACCCATCTCCAGTTTTTATATATGAAAGCTACGTTGGATTAGGTTTAATAGAGGCAGTTAAGTTTTCTGCAGCATTGGTTGTAATAATAGTTAGCGCATTTATTCTCTTTAGGGTTATCATAAATTTGAGGAGGCATTAG